The Campylobacter sp. MIT 12-8780 genome contains the following window.
TAATAATGCTGTTCAAGGCAGATTAACCCAAATAAGTGAAGAAATCGGTATAAATAGTGGCGTAACAGATCAAATCAAAAATATGCTTATGCAAGGGCTTAGAACAAATCCTTTAACCAATACAGGCAAAAATTAGGAGTATAAATTATGAAAAAGACTTTATCTTTAATGCTTTGTTCCCTATCTTTTCTTTTAGCTGCTGATACAAATGATGGTATAAGTTTTGGAGCAGATATTCTTGAGCATTTTAAAAGCAATATGAATACTACGATAAATGATCCCATTACAAATGGAAGTGCTATTACAAGCGTTGATGGTAAAAGTAGTGGGAGTGCTAAGATAGTATGCGAAGAAGCAAAGAGTGCTGATTTTATAAGTTTTTCTTACAATATAGACTCAAGATCAAACATACAAATTAACATATCAATTGATGAGAATCTTGATAAAAGAAAAGATAGAAATTTTTATTTTTCTGATGTTAGCGGTATATGTGCCAATGGCGTTGTAACAACAACTTCTATAAGGCAGAAAGTGGGTAATGATGTTTTTGGTCGCCCTAAATATGTTTGGATTGATAAAGTAGCTTATCATATTTGGCAGTATAATGGCTCTATTCTTTCTTTAAAAGAAGTTCAAAAAGAAGATGGTGGAGGTTGTTACTGTATCAACCAAAGTTGTGGTAATTTAGCTCATACTAATAAAGCTAAGATTTTGCAAGATATTGCTGCACCTATATCAAATCTCATCGCAAGTTCTACGCATTTTATCTTATCTAAGGCTGAATTAAAAAGTGATATGCTTGTGTATAAGGGGCAAGATAGTTCAGCTTGTGATACAGCTTTAAATAAAGGTTCAAGTTATGTGCAAACAAACACAAATAGCGATTTAAAAACTCTTGCTAATCAACAAAAAAGCTTACAAGCTCAAAGTGAAGATAGCGTGTATTCAGCCTTTAGTGGAGCATTTAATAATGATAATTCAGGGCTTGATACAAGCTTTAAGCAAGAGTTAATGAGTGAAGAAGCAAGTATTAAATCAAGTGCTAAAATGTCAGGTTCAAATTACTCTTATAGTGGTGGCAATGGCAGTATTCAGCTTGTAAATAACCCTGATATGAAATTTTGTGAAGTTAGTGTGCCAAATACTGATACAACTATATTTAGTGATGGAACAAATAGAAAAAATGTTACAAGCAATGATATTATTTATAAGGCTGAAATAAGAGAATGTAAGCAAGATACTTGTCCTATAAAACAAGGCGAAAAGCTTAAACACAAGTGTGGAAAAATTAATGATATGGGCGAAGTTTTAGCTTCTTTTTCAGCTGTTGAAGAAGTTTCAAAAGATAGTGTATGTCATAAATAAGGATAAAAAAATGAAAAGAATAACAATGCACACAATGCTTAGTGTAGTTTTTACAAGTGTTTTTGCTCAAGCTGATATGCCTTGTTTTCATATAGGCACAGTTAAAGAGTTTGATGGGCATTATTACGCACAAAGTGCTAAAACTATGACTTTTGAAGAAGCTTATAATTTAAGCAAGGGCACAAACGCTTATTTGGCTGTGCCAAATACCAAAGAAGAAAATGCTTTCTTAAGCTCAATGATTGATATTGGTTCTAATGCTTTCATAGGTGTAGCAGATTTAAGCTATACAAATAATTATTGCTTTGAAAACAAGCAGTGTAGCTATGATGATGCACGCTTTAGAGATATTAATAATGAGCCTTTGAGCTTTAAAAATTGGGAAGATAAACAGCCTGATAATCGAGCCAAAAATAATGATAATGGTATAGATAAGGACAAAGGCGAGCATTTTGTAATACTTTCAAGTTCATCTAAAAAGTGGAGTGATGTAAGCTCAACTGCAAAATATAAAGCTTTGTTTGAATTTGAAACTATGCCAAGTTGTTTTAATGCAGATAATTCTGGTTCAAGCCTAGATACTGAAAATAATAATACTTCAGGTGGTGGCAGTGATGAAGAAGAACTAGGCACGCCTCAAGGTTCTCAAGATGCCAATAATGATGGTTGGAATAGCGATGGTAGTTGTGGAGGACAAATTTATATCTTCAATGGCAAAGATAATCGTTGCAAAAGTTGGGATAGATTTGGAGGACTTGCAGGTGGAGGTTGTTGTGATAAAGACAAAGTCTTTTTAGGACTCGTATCTTGTTCTGAGGGAGAGAAAAAGCTTGCTAAAGACAATAGAGATAGAAAATGCGTTGAAGTTGGCGAATATTGCTCTAAAAGAAAGAGATTTATAGGGTGCATTCAAAGAAGAAAATCGTTTTGTTGTTTTAATTCTAAACTTGCAAGGATATTTCACGAGCAAGGGCGTCCTCAAATAGGTATGGGCTGGGGTAGCTCTGAAGCACCACAATGCAGAGGCTTTACCCCTGAAGAATTTCAAAAACTTGATTTTAGTGAGATTGATTTGAGTGAGTTTGTTGCTGATCTTATGGGCAGGATAAATGCAAATGATATTACTAGTAAGTTTTCAGCTGATTCTTTGAAAATCAAAGACAAGGTTCAAGGCAATCTAAATAATATATCTAAATAAGGATTACAATGTTTAAAAAATTAATACTCTGCAATGCTTTATTGTTGTTTCCTGCAAGTGTATTTGCAGCGACAAACATTCCTGATTCCCAGCTTATCTACACTTGGGGCTATGGTAATATAATGAATGATATGCTTCAAGCAGTTAAGGGTATGACAACTGAGGCTGATTATATCATCAAAGCTGCAATGACTATAGCCTTTTTCATTTTTGCTATACAAAAAGCTATGGGCGATAGGACAAGTCCTATCTTTGAATTTGGTAAATTTTTACTTCTTTATGCTGTGGTATACTTTTTCTTTTTAAGTCCTGCAAATACCTCTAAAAATCAATTTATGATTCACGATGAAGTTACAAATAAAGATTATGTTGTTTCTCGTGTGCCAATGGGTATAGGCTATACCTTGTCTTTAATGAGTCGATTTGAAAAGGTTTTGCTTGATGGAATGGAAAAACATTTTTCAACGCCTGATTCTACAGCATATTCTCAAGCAGGATTAGGTTTTTCATTAAATGCTATGATGGATTTACCAACTTTGAGAATTCAAAAAACAAATCCTGATGTGCAACTCAATATAAATGCTTATGTAAAAAATTGCTTACAATATGATACTTTAAGTGGTAAAATTTCTATAAATGACATACATACAAGTGATGAATTAATCAATGTTCTTTTTCCAACTACAAATTCTAAACTCACAGTTTATTATGAAAACAATAATGGACAAATGAATGATAGTCTTATTTCTTGTGGAGAATCAGCTCAAAATTTAAAAAGAGACATAGCTCAAGTTGCTGGAGCTAGAGAAGCAGTTGAGGCTCATATTGCTAATGTAGGCACAGTAACTGAGTGGAGAAATAAATTCAATGGTGTATCACAAATTTATTTTGGACAAGCAAAAGGTGCAAGGGAACAAATTCAACAAATGATGCCTATTAATGCCCTTGATGATGGCATTAATAATACAGCAAGTGTTTTAGGAATTGATCCAAATTCATTAGCAGCTAATGCAGCTGTTGCAGAACAAAGTTATGTTACAGGTATGCAAGCTCAAGGCAAACTTGCTCAAACCTATCTGCCTATAGCTAAAGCTTATCTTACAGCTATTATTGTAGGACTTTCTTGGCTTATGGCGATTTTATCTATAATGTTTGGCTCATATCAATATATAAAAATGTTTTTTGTTTTATGTTTATCTTTAGTGCTTTGGACACCAATATTAAGCATTATTAACTATCTTAATGACTTAACCTTACAACATACTTTCGCCTTTGTCAATGCTGGAGTAGGAGCTATTACTTATGCAAATTACCAAGAAGTATTTCAAGCTGTAACTTCACATTCAAGTTACCTTAAATACCTTGTAATGCTAACTCCTTTATTAGCTTTTTCTCTAGCAAAAGGCTCTGAAATGGGCTTTGTATCTTTAGCTTCAGGTTTAAGCCAACAACTAGCAGGTAGTGCAAGATCAGCAAGTAGCTTTTCTACTCAGCAAGGACTTTCTACTAAGACAGAAATTTCTACTCCTAGAGGGGAGGAAGTATATGCTTTAAGTGCTGGATTTTCAACTTCACAAAGCACTTTTGGAGCTGATGGAAGAAGCTTTAATGATATGAAAGATTTAAATACAGGAACAAGCACCATTAAAGATAATATGTCAGGTAATAGTGCTACTTTAAATGCAGATGGTAGTATTGGTTATACAAATATCAACGGACTTAATTCAAGTTTTGGAGCAAATAATGTAAAAACGAGTTTAGAATCATTGTCACACTCAATTCAAAATTCTAATTTGGCAACGAGAGCACACGAAGTCTCAAATGGACAAGGAAATAGTTTTGGTATTTCAGAAAATGATAGCACTACTATTGCCAAAGCTCATCAAGACGCTTTAGCTGAAGCTTATGCAAAACATACAGGAGTTAGTGTAGCTCAGGCATATACAGATACTATGGGA
Protein-coding sequences here:
- a CDS encoding conjugal transfer protein TraG N-terminal domain-containing protein, translating into MFKKLILCNALLLFPASVFAATNIPDSQLIYTWGYGNIMNDMLQAVKGMTTEADYIIKAAMTIAFFIFAIQKAMGDRTSPIFEFGKFLLLYAVVYFFFLSPANTSKNQFMIHDEVTNKDYVVSRVPMGIGYTLSLMSRFEKVLLDGMEKHFSTPDSTAYSQAGLGFSLNAMMDLPTLRIQKTNPDVQLNINAYVKNCLQYDTLSGKISINDIHTSDELINVLFPTTNSKLTVYYENNNGQMNDSLISCGESAQNLKRDIAQVAGAREAVEAHIANVGTVTEWRNKFNGVSQIYFGQAKGAREQIQQMMPINALDDGINNTASVLGIDPNSLAANAAVAEQSYVTGMQAQGKLAQTYLPIAKAYLTAIIVGLSWLMAILSIMFGSYQYIKMFFVLCLSLVLWTPILSIINYLNDLTLQHTFAFVNAGVGAITYANYQEVFQAVTSHSSYLKYLVMLTPLLAFSLAKGSEMGFVSLASGLSQQLAGSARSASSFSTQQGLSTKTEISTPRGEEVYALSAGFSTSQSTFGADGRSFNDMKDLNTGTSTIKDNMSGNSATLNADGSIGYTNINGLNSSFGANNVKTSLESLSHSIQNSNLATRAHEVSNGQGNSFGISENDSTTIAKAHQDALAEAYAKHTGVSVAQAYTDTMGLSAEASGGLKVFGIGGTVSGSVSTSSNESESWSQGLSSEQKEQIMKTYSENLSNEIAKNSSVATSFNNLFKTGAVTNSEQLKSSMNSYTEATSINNSISGNGGASMVTNYINENLGGAMTKENVATAMTRLEQMAARQDLQGLAHYANTDANVSQGDLTQQSKKDFYSPLEHKVGFNKDMDNMSGSYDSKINSRNAPSSWDSNGIAGEAQRAAGAAKHKAGTAIEERDNKISDAYKNLGKM
- the traN gene encoding conjugal transfer protein TraN; the protein is MKRITMHTMLSVVFTSVFAQADMPCFHIGTVKEFDGHYYAQSAKTMTFEEAYNLSKGTNAYLAVPNTKEENAFLSSMIDIGSNAFIGVADLSYTNNYCFENKQCSYDDARFRDINNEPLSFKNWEDKQPDNRAKNNDNGIDKDKGEHFVILSSSSKKWSDVSSTAKYKALFEFETMPSCFNADNSGSSLDTENNNTSGGGSDEEELGTPQGSQDANNDGWNSDGSCGGQIYIFNGKDNRCKSWDRFGGLAGGGCCDKDKVFLGLVSCSEGEKKLAKDNRDRKCVEVGEYCSKRKRFIGCIQRRKSFCCFNSKLARIFHEQGRPQIGMGWGSSEAPQCRGFTPEEFQKLDFSEIDLSEFVADLMGRINANDITSKFSADSLKIKDKVQGNLNNISK